A genomic region of Candidatus Eisenbacteria bacterium contains the following coding sequences:
- the polA gene encoding DNA polymerase I produces MTLPKNPAAAVYIVDGTALVYRAHYAFISNPLRTGKGRDVSALFGFINTIFHLIREVKADSMMVMFDTKGPTFRHEMFKEYKATRPEVPPEIIDQIPDVKRFLDIAGIPRLEEAGMEADDLISSFSEKCARVGKETVIVSADKDLMQLVGPKTFQYIPAKGREPARWMGPQDVEEKWGVPPQQLRDFQALAGDHADNVPGVSGIGPKTAVQLLKQFHGLDEIYGHLEAIPSSAVRKKLEAGRESAYLSRELVTLRRDLHLGIDFKELKIAPLEEQPELRSFLREFEFRRLENSLGGALSVETPSPRSPSFSSATPVIATVEALKLWAERVAASSSPLGLAAPGTDEIPFTANLTGLAFSQLGGEQAAFVKVGIGSGGIPGDKAGKILSPLFSDRNRLKVGHDFKRLIHLLQKIKIELSPPYFDTQVASYVLDPSRRHDIGSLSKEFLNRVLQTPDAGKTGDLFSTALSEDSISATMEEAEAVLLLYPILERECRSREQEQLLQKLELPLVSILARMESVGIALDVPVLERMRSDLQVELNRLEGQATKAAGIEFNLNSPSQLREILFDQLKLPTGKKTKTGYSTDSGVLEGLAGLHPLPGILLEYRQLSKLQSTYVEVLPRLVDPVTHRLHALFHQTVTATGRLSSSHPNLQNIPIRSELGRKIRKAFVASPKGWVFLSADYSQIELRLLAHLSSDDYLLEAFHSGDDIHKATACRVFGVTPDQVDGSLRARAKIANFGIIYGMGPQRLAVEMGIPIADAKRFIEEYLEKLPGVRNYLTSIVEEARQRGFVETIAGRRRYLPDLQLDKGRLRSQAERMAINTPIQGSAADLIKQAMVGVQRELAARHLKSRLVLQIHDELLLEIAPDEKDRVGDLIRREMEGAALLTVPLVIEEGWGETWWDAHA; encoded by the coding sequence GTGACGCTTCCGAAAAATCCCGCTGCGGCCGTCTATATTGTGGACGGCACCGCCCTTGTCTACAGGGCGCATTACGCCTTCATCTCCAACCCGCTGCGAACGGGCAAAGGGCGGGATGTCAGCGCCCTTTTCGGCTTTATCAATACGATCTTTCATCTTATTCGAGAAGTGAAAGCTGATTCCATGATGGTCATGTTTGACACAAAAGGTCCGACCTTTCGTCATGAAATGTTTAAAGAGTATAAGGCGACCCGTCCCGAAGTGCCCCCGGAGATCATTGATCAGATCCCTGACGTCAAGCGGTTCCTGGACATCGCAGGGATACCGCGTTTGGAGGAAGCGGGGATGGAGGCGGATGATCTGATCAGCTCCTTCTCGGAAAAATGTGCAAGAGTTGGGAAGGAGACGGTGATCGTCTCCGCCGACAAAGATCTCATGCAGCTGGTGGGGCCGAAAACCTTTCAGTATATCCCCGCGAAAGGAAGAGAGCCCGCCCGATGGATGGGGCCGCAGGATGTCGAGGAAAAGTGGGGTGTTCCGCCCCAGCAGCTGCGCGACTTTCAGGCCTTGGCTGGTGATCACGCTGATAATGTGCCGGGTGTGTCCGGCATCGGTCCGAAGACGGCGGTTCAGCTGCTGAAGCAATTTCATGGTTTGGATGAGATCTATGGGCATCTCGAAGCGATTCCGAGTTCCGCCGTCCGCAAAAAACTCGAAGCTGGAAGGGAATCCGCCTATTTGAGCCGGGAACTCGTGACCCTGCGCCGGGATCTCCACTTGGGGATCGATTTCAAAGAACTGAAAATTGCGCCACTGGAGGAACAACCGGAACTCAGATCATTCTTGCGGGAGTTTGAGTTCCGTCGTCTCGAAAATTCTCTGGGCGGCGCACTATCCGTTGAAACACCGTCTCCACGATCTCCTTCGTTTTCATCGGCGACTCCGGTCATCGCCACGGTCGAAGCATTGAAGCTATGGGCTGAAAGAGTGGCCGCCTCCTCCTCACCGCTCGGATTGGCGGCCCCGGGGACAGACGAGATTCCCTTCACCGCGAATCTTACGGGATTGGCATTTTCCCAGCTGGGAGGAGAGCAAGCCGCATTTGTTAAAGTGGGGATAGGATCGGGCGGGATCCCCGGCGATAAGGCGGGGAAGATACTGAGTCCTCTTTTCAGCGATCGAAACCGCCTTAAGGTGGGACACGATTTCAAACGATTGATTCATCTTTTACAAAAGATCAAGATCGAACTCTCCCCGCCCTATTTTGATACCCAGGTCGCTTCTTATGTCCTGGATCCGTCCCGCCGTCACGATATCGGATCCCTTTCCAAGGAATTTCTCAACCGGGTTCTACAAACTCCCGACGCCGGGAAAACGGGGGATCTCTTCTCGACGGCTCTATCAGAAGATTCGATCTCCGCGACCATGGAGGAGGCGGAGGCGGTCCTCCTGCTTTATCCGATCTTGGAGCGGGAATGCCGGAGCCGGGAGCAGGAGCAGCTGCTGCAGAAATTGGAGCTGCCGCTGGTTTCTATCTTGGCGCGGATGGAGAGTGTCGGTATTGCCCTTGATGTCCCGGTGCTGGAGCGGATGCGATCCGATTTGCAGGTTGAGCTCAACCGACTGGAGGGTCAGGCGACAAAGGCGGCCGGAATCGAGTTCAATCTGAACTCCCCATCACAGCTTCGCGAGATTCTCTTTGACCAATTGAAACTCCCGACCGGTAAAAAGACCAAAACCGGTTATTCGACGGACTCGGGTGTCCTGGAGGGATTGGCTGGATTACATCCGCTCCCCGGAATCTTGCTCGAGTATCGGCAGCTCTCCAAATTGCAATCGACTTATGTCGAGGTTCTACCGCGATTGGTCGATCCTGTCACTCATCGTCTCCACGCCCTGTTCCATCAGACGGTCACCGCGACGGGACGCCTCTCCTCAAGCCATCCCAATCTTCAAAATATACCCATCCGAAGCGAACTCGGACGGAAAATCCGAAAAGCCTTCGTGGCTTCGCCGAAAGGCTGGGTCTTCCTCTCTGCCGATTACTCACAAATCGAACTCCGCCTTCTGGCGCATCTCTCTTCCGATGACTACCTCCTGGAAGCCTTTCATTCGGGAGATGATATCCACAAAGCCACCGCCTGCCGGGTCTTCGGCGTCACGCCGGACCAGGTCGACGGTTCGCTTCGCGCCAGAGCCAAAATCGCCAATTTTGGGATTATCTATGGGATGGGTCCCCAGCGGCTGGCCGTTGAAATGGGGATTCCCATCGCCGATGCAAAGAGGTTTATCGAGGAATATTTGGAGAAGCTGCCCGGTGTCCGCAATTATCTCACCTCGATCGTCGAGGAGGCCCGGCAGAGAGGATTTGTTGAAACCATCGCCGGCCGCCGGCGCTACCTGCCTGATCTTCAGCTCGACAAGGGGCGTCTCCGCTCGCAGGCCGAACGGATGGCGATCAACACACCAATACAGGGTTCGGCCGCTGATTTGATTAAACAGGCGATGGTCGGTGTCCAGAGGGAATTGGCGGCCCGGCATCTGAAAAGCCGCCTGGTCCTTCAAATTCATGATGAGTTGTTGTTGGAAATCGCCCCGGATGAGAAGGATCGTGTGGGGGATTTGATTCGCCGCGAGATGGAGGGCGCCGCCCTGCTAACGGTCCCTCTCGTCATCGAGGAGGGTTGGGGGGAAACCTGGTGGGACGCACACGCCTAA
- the coaE gene encoding dephospho-CoA kinase (Dephospho-CoA kinase (CoaE) performs the final step in coenzyme A biosynthesis.), which translates to MGRTRLKDLRRAMRVGVTGAIGSGKTFFASALSEDPRIRRLDADRIGHEALQPGSSLLPRIIAQFGRKILDRSGGVDRRRLAAEVFSRPARVEELNAIVHPWLLATLKRRITRLNHRPGIDIVVLDAALLCESGIASMMDRVVVLEAAEAKRHLWLEERGYSLTQILGRESAQWTPEKKKQLADIVVKNDGTEKDLQFQAHRLARIWLRALQTRE; encoded by the coding sequence GTGGGACGCACACGCCTAAAGGATCTGAGGCGCGCGATGCGAGTCGGAGTGACCGGGGCGATCGGTTCCGGCAAAACGTTTTTTGCCTCTGCGTTGTCCGAAGACCCTCGCATTCGCCGGCTTGATGCCGACCGGATCGGACATGAGGCCCTGCAACCCGGCAGCTCCCTGCTTCCCCGCATCATTGCGCAATTTGGACGAAAGATCCTGGATCGGTCGGGTGGTGTCGATCGCCGCCGATTGGCGGCCGAAGTCTTTTCAAGACCGGCCAGGGTCGAAGAGCTGAATGCCATCGTCCATCCATGGCTTTTGGCGACGCTCAAACGCCGGATCACGCGGTTGAATCATCGTCCCGGGATTGATATCGTCGTGTTGGATGCCGCCTTGCTGTGTGAATCGGGCATCGCGTCAATGATGGACCGCGTGGTTGTGCTGGAGGCGGCGGAGGCGAAGCGGCATCTCTGGCTTGAGGAGCGAGGGTACTCCTTGACGCAGATTCTCGGCCGGGAGTCGGCTCAGTGGACGCCGGAGAAGAAGAAACAGCTGGCGGATATTGTGGTCAAGAATGACGGAACGGAGAAGGACCTTCAATTTCAGGCCCATCGATTGGCTCGTATCTGGTTGCGAGCGCTCCAGACCCGCGAATGA
- the nadD gene encoding nicotinate-nucleotide adenylyltransferase, protein MTEVDPRNRMSRLGILGGTFDPPHIGHLILADQCRQALRLDSLLILPAGMPPHKNPDHITPFQHRAAMARLAFPESEGYAIEPLEGERKGPSYTVETLRALYARGGGRCSFWLLMGSDSMAELETWKEPEAIVSFCRLGVYGRPLYHIDGLKKQWLAHVDSVEGPLVDISSTQIRQMVRAGKSLNFLVPERVRKYILTHGLYAGKSPAGANG, encoded by the coding sequence ATGACCGAGGTTGATCCCCGGAACCGGATGTCACGTTTGGGGATTTTGGGGGGGACGTTCGACCCGCCCCATATCGGCCACCTCATCCTCGCGGACCAGTGCCGCCAGGCCCTTCGGCTGGACAGCCTCCTCATTCTTCCCGCCGGCATGCCGCCGCACAAGAATCCGGATCACATAACACCCTTCCAACACCGCGCCGCCATGGCGCGGCTGGCCTTTCCTGAAAGCGAAGGATATGCGATCGAACCTCTGGAGGGGGAGCGGAAGGGGCCCAGCTATACCGTCGAGACGCTGCGGGCGCTCTACGCTCGCGGGGGTGGCCGCTGCTCTTTTTGGCTTTTAATGGGCAGCGATTCGATGGCTGAACTGGAAACTTGGAAGGAGCCGGAAGCTATCGTCAGTTTTTGCCGACTGGGTGTCTACGGACGCCCCCTTTATCATATTGATGGATTGAAAAAGCAGTGGCTTGCCCATGTCGATTCAGTCGAGGGTCCTCTCGTCGACATCTCCTCAACGCAAATCCGTCAGATGGTTCGCGCCGGGAAAAGCTTGAATTTCCTCGTTCCTGAAAGGGTTCGGAAATACATTCTGACCCATGGTCTGTATGCTGGAAAATCTCCGGCGGGCGCCAACGGATAA
- the bamD gene encoding outer membrane protein assembly factor BamD — protein MPIKINIGSRLAGGLALLFAVSLLISGCGGSHGGKTESHLPVLDELIRARRDYDKGHYSDAVLSLAQFTDRHPGSRFMDEALFKLGKSHQYIAEYLLATDSFRRILDDYPQSEWLEEATYELGRSAYLGSKGPDYDQEATYDAISTFRLYLRQYPEGNFVKDVEELLFICEDRLVRKAYISGDTYLKVHRMEPARFYFDKGIAIRSDVPAAADCLLGLARSYKIEKKPIKALEAFERLQIWLEGEGANLLEAEKHDRLLESIANEMNSLTVGEEIFPPDSMTE, from the coding sequence ATGCCAATCAAAATTAACATTGGGTCGCGCCTTGCCGGCGGGTTGGCGCTTCTTTTCGCCGTCTCCCTGCTGATCTCAGGGTGTGGGGGCAGCCACGGCGGCAAGACAGAGAGTCATCTCCCGGTCCTCGATGAACTGATCCGCGCCCGGCGGGATTATGATAAGGGCCATTACAGCGACGCCGTGCTCTCATTGGCGCAATTCACCGATCGCCACCCGGGCAGCCGCTTTATGGATGAGGCTCTCTTTAAATTGGGCAAATCCCACCAGTATATCGCTGAGTATCTCCTGGCGACCGATTCGTTCCGGAGGATACTCGATGATTATCCCCAGAGCGAATGGTTGGAGGAAGCGACCTATGAGCTGGGCCGGAGCGCCTATTTGGGCTCGAAAGGTCCAGATTACGATCAGGAAGCAACCTACGACGCCATCAGCACTTTCCGCCTCTATCTGAGACAGTATCCCGAGGGGAATTTTGTTAAAGACGTGGAGGAATTGCTCTTTATTTGTGAGGATCGCCTCGTTCGCAAGGCTTATATCAGCGGCGACACCTATTTAAAAGTACACCGCATGGAGCCGGCCCGCTTCTATTTTGATAAGGGGATCGCCATCCGGAGCGACGTGCCCGCTGCAGCCGATTGCCTGCTGGGTCTAGCAAGATCATACAAGATTGAAAAGAAACCCATTAAGGCGCTGGAAGCTTTCGAACGTCTTCAAATCTGGCTGGAGGGGGAAGGGGCGAATCTGTTGGAGGCCGAGAAACATGACCGACTTTTGGAGAGTATCGCCAACGAGATGAACAGCCTGACGGTGGGGGAGGAGATCTTTCCGCCGGATTCGATGACGGAGTGA